The Lonchura striata isolate bLonStr1 chromosome 6, bLonStr1.mat, whole genome shotgun sequence nucleotide sequence GGGGACGTGGATCCCGGGGAACGCGGAGAAGGAGGGGGTGAGGTTGCCCCGGCTCCCGGGATCCTGGCGGAACGGAGGGACCTCGAACGTGGGGAAAGGAGAGAATCGACCCGGGCTGCGGAACCACGCGGGAGCGAATCCCGGCAGGACGGCGGGAGGGGTGCGGAGCGGGTCGGGGTCGGTGCCCGGTGCCGTTCCCGATGCCAGCTGCCGTTCCCGATGCCGTTCTCGGTGCCGTTCCCACTTACCCGGGGCGCAGAGCAGGGCGGCGGCCAGCAGCGCCAGCCGGGGCGCCGAGGCCATGGCCGGAGGGCTCGGTCCCTCCGCCGGTGCCGGCGGTACCGGTGCCGCCGGTGCCTCCTGTCGCTCCGCCGGTGCCTCCCGTCCCTCCGCCCCCGCGCCGAGACAATGGGGCCGGGGCGGGACCGGCACCGGCGCCGCCTTGTCCCGCCGGGTCCTAAagcccggccgtgcccggggctctgGCTCCTGCTCCACAGCCCGAACCACATCCCATCCTACGCCCtattcccatccctgctccccctcctgctccccattcccatccctgctccccattCTGACCCTCATCCCACTCCCTATCCCCAtctctgctcctcttcctcatccccaTGCCAATCCCTGCTCCtcatcccattcccagccccacccAGCACCGGACACCCCAAGCCACAGGGAGACccatggagcagagcaggagggttGGGAATTCTTCCCTCAGCTGCCATCCATCTTCCCCTCTTCCACCAGGGATACCGGGGACATGGGAAGGATAAGGACATCCATGGCAAGGGGCACAGAGCCAGCGGgaagcacagcaggagcagctggagggcAGTGGGATCCTGGCATGGACAAAccaccctcctcttcctcctcctcctcttgctcttcctcctcctcccttcccaccccaaatGGACTGGGGGGCCAGCTCTGAGGCCTGACCCCCTTCCCATGGGAAAGCAGCGGGGCCAGGCCGGATAAATCCCTCTTTATTCCAAACCACATTATCAAAACCGTTTAAAAAGCAGCTTGAAAACCCAAAACCTGACAgtggggggaccccaaaacaagCAGAACCCCcgggatggggaatgggatcCCCTCTGCACCCCAAGCCGGCTGGGACAACATCCCTGGCGAGCAGGGAATGTGGGAGCTCCTCTCCCACATTTGGGGTGCGTGGCTGGCTGGCTTTTGGGGTGAAGGCACTTGTGGCACATGTGGCAAGGCACAGCCCCTGATTTTTGGGCCCCTCCCAGATGGATGGGGCGCTCCCAGGACCCTGGGAGAACCggaaagcagaggagggggtGCGGGGGGCTCAGTGGAGCGGGGGGACACACGCTTGGGATGCTTAGGATGACGGAGCCAAGCTCTGAGCAAGCTTTAGGGGGCCTCAATCCTCCCGGTTCCGGGGCCCCCCGAACTTCTGGCGCCGCCGCAGCTCCTCCACCTTCCACTCCAGGCTCTTGACGGCCGCATCCAGCCGGGTGCTGGGATCCGGGGCTGCcaccaggctgcccaggaaggtgTAGAGCACCCACAGGCCCACCAGCATTCCCGCCTGCACCGTGGGGCTCTCCTGGGAAGCGGCCACATGCAGGAAGGCGCcgaggaaaaagaaaagcttcagCCCCCggagcagtgggagcagcagccctcGAAGCCGGGCTAGCATCCAGGATCCCACCAGAGCGACCATTgcccacagcagcaccctctGGACTTCTCCGGGAGATAGCGCTGCCGCTCGGACCAGCCGGTGGCCTGGGAATGGGAGCTGGGAGTCAGCTATGGCGGTGGCACCAGGAATGGGGGCCAGAGCCATCCCACGGGGTGAGTCCCACTCACCATTGATGCTGGAAGTGGCCAGGAGATCCCCCAGGATCCCACAGAGTGTGGTCAGGGCTGCTGAGATCCCAGAGGAAAGGATCCAGAGGGCGGTGGAGAGGCTCTGTGGGGAAAGATGGTGGGATAaggaagcaggaaaagaaaatgtagaccccccccatgtccctgcaCGAGGAACTCCAGGGAAGGGTTGGGAATCAGGATCCCACCTCCGCCACCATCTGCAGGGGCTGGCGTCCCACCCAGCTCTCCAGGGTGTCCCAAGTGGATCTTCCCAGCCGGAGCAGCAGGTCATCGGAGGTGGTGACGTGTCCCCGGAATCCCTCCTGGCCATCCTTGGCTCCATCCCCCACTGATCCCATGAGGAATGGGAtccacagcagcagggccagcagggccCGGTGCCCCACGGCACTCCCCATCCTGGAACCCGGGATCTGTGGGGAAAGAGAGAtgtgggggtgctgggaggggaaAACCCTGCTGGTTTTGGAGTCCActtgctggttttggggttccccaggcaggaggggaggctggaggcCCCAGAGCCCAGTTCCATGCCCCCCCCCAGCACAGGCCTGGCTGTCCCGGCTATTTTTGGGATTGACAAGTCAGCGGGACACAGCCAAGGGCGCCGGGCCTGGCTGGGAAGGGGGGGCAGTCCTTCCCAAAGGAGGGAGCGGGGTGCTCCGGGATGGGACACCGCCACCATTGCCACTCCTGAGACCCCCCCGTGCTCCCCACTTCTCCCCAATCCCCCCGGGATCCCCCCAGTCCCAGTGTGCCCAGCCCCGCCCAGTTCCCCCATTCCCCTGGAACCCCCGATCGCCCCTGTGCCCGCCCCCCCTCAGGGCCCTCCACCCTTCGcgatccccaaaatccccccaatccTCCCTGGATCTCCCCAGCGCCCACTggctccccaaatccctctgtgCGCACCCCACCCACATCTCCGCGGTCTCTGGGATCCCTCTGatccccccaggatccccccaGGCCCCTCTGTAcccacctcccactgtccccccCCACCTCTCAGGATTCCCCCGGGAtccccccaggaacccccacCGCGGCTCCCTCATCCCGCCTATCCCCTCCTGGAGCCCCCCCCCGCCCATTTcccctccatttcccccccactttCCCCGAATTTCCCCCGATTTTCCCCGAATTCCAGCCCCCACCCCGGGGTCCCCCCCGACCCCCCCTCACCGGGGCTTCCCTCGGCTCGGCCGCGGGGCACGCCGGGAGCTGTAGtccccggggccgccgcggggCGTGCCGGGAACGCCGTCACCATGGCAACAGCCGcaggcgggcggcggcgcgcggtGCACGCCGGGAAGCGCCGTTCCCGCCGGCGGGGAAGGGGGGAGCGCGGGGGATGCCTGGAGCGCTTCCGGTTCCG carries:
- the TMEM109 gene encoding voltage-gated monoatomic cation channel TMEM109, which encodes MVTAFPARPAAAPGTTAPGVPRGRAEIPGSRMGSAVGHRALLALLLWIPFLMGSVGDGAKDGQEGFRGHVTTSDDLLLRLGRSTWDTLESWVGRQPLQMVAESLSTALWILSSGISAALTTLCGILGDLLATSSINGHRLVRAAALSPGEVQRVLLWAMVALVGSWMLARLRGLLLPLLRGLKLFFFLGAFLHVAASQESPTVQAGMLVGLWVLYTFLGSLVAAPDPSTRLDAAVKSLEWKVEELRRRQKFGGPRNRED